The Psychroflexus sp. ALD_RP9 region CTATACTTTGTATCTCATCAACCGTTAATGAGTTTGCATAGGCTAAATTTTCTTGAAAAGAAACCTGATTAGGTTTTAATTTTAAAGCCTTTTCATAATGTAAAATTGCCTGACCTAAATTATTTTGCTTTAACTCTGTATTAGCTAAATTGAAATGTAATTCAGCTGAAACTGAATCTAGCTCTAAAATACTTCTATACAATTCTGCCGCTTTCTCATATTTAGCATTATTATAGGCTTCATTTGCTTTATTAAAACGTTCTTGTACACTGGTGTTCTGAGCTGAAAAAGACAAACTCATTAATAAAAACACCGCTAAAACTAATTGTTTTTTCATGCTATAATTGTTTGTCTATATTAGAGATTAATTCTGTAGCTTGATTATAATCAGTTTGCATATCTTGATTAGCTGCCGAGGCATAACGTGCTAATTCACACTTTTCAATTAAATTAATCAAAGCTTCAATTTCGTTCTCATTAACTTGTTGTTCACTTAACTTATCACGCAAACTTTCTTTAGTTAAATCTTGCGTTTCAATACGTAACTTAGCTTTTAAAAATTTATGTAAGGCTAATTCTAAATTCATATAAAAAGCCTCACTTGTGCCAATTGATTGCTTTGCGCCACTTAAATATCGTTTAGCTAGTTTATTAGCTCGTTTATGATCTGTATTAATTTGACCAAATTTAGGTTGAATAATTTTTTTAAGAATTATAGCTAAAGGAATACCAATTATTGAAATTATAATCAGTAGCCAAAACCAAAATGAATTATAAAACCTATTTGAATTGATGGCTGAAAACTCTGTTTCAAGTTCAATAAAATTGAAGGTGTTAGTTGTAGAAATAATATTTTTAGTTCCTGGTGAAGCTATTGTATTTCCCGTTGAAGTAGCTGGTGAGCTATTGGCTGAAGCAAGATTAGGATTAGGTTTAACATTAATAAATTGAGATTTGCTTGATAAAGTTTTATAAACTTCTTCAGAAGGATCAAAATAAGAAAACTGAACTGGATTAATTTCTAAACTTCCAGCTACATTAGGTACAATGGTATAATTGTCGGTAATTTGACCACGCAAACCTGATAATCTTGTACTAACTTTTTCGTCATGCTCAGGATCATAAACATCTACAGAAGATGGAAATTTAGGCTTTGGTAAAGAAAACAACCTTAAGTTACCACTACCTGAAACTTTAACTTCATAACTTAAAGATTCACTAGCTAAAAGTTCAGTTTTACTAAGGCTTGTATTTAAACTAAATTTACCAACTGCTCCAGAAAAATTAGCTGGCTTATTAGCTTCAGGTAAAGCTTTAACATCTATGGTTTTAGCCTTTGCAGAAATGGTGCGTTCGACAACATCATACAAACGACGCCCAAAAAAATCTCTTCTATTACTAGGTACTTCAACCGAAACTGATAATGATAAAGGTTCAATTGTTAATTTCCCACTTTTTTGAGGATATAAAACAGTCTTTCTTAACTCAACATAACGATAGTTACTTCCACCGTAAGTGCCTTGTTTAACTTCAGGTTGGTCAATTTCAATAATTTGACTCCAAAAATTGTTGTACTTCGGTTCATCAAGGCTTCTCCAATTGCGAACATTAGTGGTTTGGTTAACATACAATTTGTAGACTACAGAAATACCTTCGTTTACATAAGGCTTGTAATCACTAACTTCAGCTACTAAATGAATTGCATCAGATAAATCGATTCGGTTGCCATTACCATCATCAGGGTTATCGACTGCTGCAGTAACCTCAATATTGATTGGTGAGGTTTTATATACTTGACCTTGAACTTCAATTTCAGCTTGACCAATGGTTAGTTGACCACGTTTCATAGGTTGTATGAAGTAAGTGTAAGTTTTAGAAAATGAACTTTCACCATTCACCCATTGCTGCTTTACTGATTGTCCTGGACCGGCAATACGTTTAAAGCCTTCAAAATCTGGTGCTATAAAATTATCGCCATCTTTATTGACTTCAAACTCAACTTTAATTCGTTCATTAATTCCTACTTTTTCTCGACTTGCTTTGGCAACAAATGTAACTTGTGCCGACATATAAGTGACGAATAACAAACTGAATATGAAACTGATTTTCTTTAACATGCTACCAATCTTTTTCAGTTTTTACTTTAGATCCTTTTGCTTTTTTGGCATTTACTTTTTCCTGAATTTTATTTTCCTGGTTTTGAATAGCTTTTAATAAACGCTGAACCTGTTCAGGCGAAAGTTTACCCTTTTGGGGTTTTTGTTGTGGGTTATCTTTACCTTGGCCATCTTTAGATTTTTTTGGCTTATTTGACTTTTTATCTTTATTCTGATTTCCGTCTTCTTGTTTGTTATCTTTTTGCTTGTCTTGATTGCCTTCTTTTTTATCCTGATCTTTTTGATCACCTTTATCTTTTTGATCTTTTTTAGAATTATCGTCTTTAGATTGGTCTTTTTGGTCTTTTTTATTCTGGTCTTTATTTTGATCTTTTTTATCATCACCATCGCCACCACCATCATTTTTTTCTTTCTTCAACTTTTCTTTAGCTAAGGCATAATTATAACGTGTTTCTTCATCGTTTGGATTATTACGTAAAGCATTTTTATAAGCTTCAACGGCAGCTTGGTATTTTTTTTCTTTCATAAATGTATTACCTAAATTATGAAAGGCTTTGTGCTTAATAGACTTATCGTCGGTACCTTCAATAGCATCTAAAATTCGTTTTTGGGCAGATTTCACTTTATCGTTATCGATGTATAGATTTGCAAAATTATAGGCTGCTGTAGATTTACTGCTAGGTGTTGCTAAGGCTTTTCGGTAATCGGCTTCAGCATTAGCAAAATCGCCTTCTTTAGCTTTTTCGTATGCTTCTGCTAAAAGTCGTTTTTGAGTTTTAGAATTGGCTTTACTTTGGGCAAAAACACCCATGAAGCTAAACGCAAAAAATAAAATTATAAGTTTAGTTAGATTTTTCATGATTGTTTTCATTAAAAAGATTCAACTTTTGTATCCAAGCTGTTTTCTTATCGAAAACAAAACTTTCAATTATAATTAATAGAATTGCAAATCCTAAAAACCATTGAAATTGGCTTTTATAGTCGGCGTATTGTTTAGATTCAAATTCAGTTTTTTCTATTTCAGTTATGGCTTCGAATAATTGTTTTACCGCTTCTGTAGAATTTAAGCCAGAAATATATTTTCCATTTCCTATTTTGGCGATATTTGACAGTGTTGTAGTATTTAACTTTGTAATAACTGTCTCGCCGTTTTGGTCTTTTTTATAGCTTAAAACACGACCATTTTCTTTAAGTGGAATTGGCGCGCCTTTTTGCGTACCAACACCGATAGTGTAGACTTTTATACCAGCTTCTGCCGCTTTTTTTGTAATCGCGTTAATATTAGTATCATGGTTCTCGCCATCACTAAGGATAACTAGAACTTTATTGGTTTGGTCGTCATTATAATACGTGAGCGATAAGTCTATTGCTTGATTTATGGCAGTTCCCTGACTTGATACCATGTTAGTGTTCATGGCTTTTAAAAAAGTGCGTGTTGTTGCGTAATCTGTAGTGATTGGTATTTGAGGAAAAGCGCTTCCAGCATAGCCAATTAAACCGACTCGGTCGGCGGTTAATTTATTGATAATTTGATTAATAATTTGTTTAGATTTTTCTAAACGATTAGGTGCAATGTCTTCAGCGAGCATGCTTTTAGAAACATCTAATGCAAATACAATATCAATTCCTTCACGCTTTAAAGTCTCAATTTTCGTTCCCATTTTAGGGTTAACTAGAGCAACTGTTAAAAATGCAATTGCTAAGAGCAAAAAACTGAGCTTAATAAAAGATTTTAATCTTGAATAATTAGGCGCTAATTGCTTCAAAAATCTAATTTCAGCAAATTTTGCTTGCGTTTTTATTTGCCAATTCCGATATATAAAATAGATGAATAGTAGAGTTGGAATAACTGCTAACAACCAAAAATAAGATGTTTCTTCTAATACATACATTATACCAAGCTTCTAAATAAAGTGAATTTAAATAATTGTTCGAGAACTAATAATCCTAAAGCGATTAACAGAAGTATTCTAAATTTCTCATCGTAGTTATAAAATTTTAGTTCTTCAATTTCTGAAGTTTCTAGCTGATCTATTTCTTCATATATCGCTTTTAAGGTTGAGTTACTTGTTGCTCTAAAGTATTTACCATCTGTTTTATCGGCAATATTTTTTAAAAGTTCTTCATCAATTTCAACTTTAACATTACGGTATACAAAACTTCCGTTAGGTCTTACTGCTACTGGTGATAAAGCTTCGCCATTGCTTCCTAAGCCAATGGTATATGCCTTAATGTCGTATTCAATAGCGAGTTCGGTGGCTGTTTCGGGATCAATAAATCCTGCATTATTAACACCATCGGTTAGTAGTATAATTACTTTGCTTTTAGCTTTACTATCTTTTAACTTATTAACTGATGTCGCTAATCCCATACCAATAGCTGTGCCACCTTCTATAATTTCTGAATACTGAATTGATTGTATGGCATTTAAAGTAATTTCTTTATCACTTGTTAATGGTGTTTTGGTGTAACTTTCGCCTGAAAAAACAGTCATACCAAATCGATCATTAGGTCTATTACTTACAAAATCGGTGGCTACTTTTTTTAAAGCTTCAAGACGGTTTGGCTTTAAATCTTTTGCTAGCATACTAGCTGAAACATCAATCGCCATGACAATGTCAATTCCTTCAGTTTTTTTAATCTCAGTACTTTCATCAACTGTTCTTGGTCTTGCCATTGCTGTGATTAGAAGTGCTAAAGCTAATAAACGGAATACTAATAAAAAAGGTCTTAACTTAGGTAAAATACTTGATGATTTTTCAAAACCTTTAGTGCTAGACAAGGTTAAACTAGCCCATTGTTGTTTGTGTTTAAAAATATGCCAAAGCACAAGCACTGGCAAAGCTAAAAGTGCTATAAACCACTGCGGATGTTCAAATGTTAGATTACTGAGCATTTAGCTTCGGTTTTTCAAATTCAACTGAATTAATAATACGTTTTGTGATTGTTTCAGCATATTCATCACCTTCATTGTAAATAATAGTTAATTGCTGGTAATTTCCTGCATAACCAAAATTTAAGATTTGGTAGTTTTTCTTAATATCACTTTGGGTTATTGGGTTTTCTATGGCAAAGCTTCCAAATACCTTAATGCCTTCAACGCCTTCAAGAGTTTCAAAATCTTCTGTTTTAGTTAAGATGTTATAGGCGCCTTTACTCTCAAGATTTTTGTAAACACCGTCAAGCGCTTGGTCTAGTTCAAATTCTTTTTTGCCTTCAAAATTAACTTGACTTAAAACAACATAAAGTTTGCTGTATAAGCTCCCTGAGGCAAAAATTTCACTTTCTAGGTTTTGAGGTGCTTTAATACCTAAGCTATCAGGATTTTGACGAATTAAAACTTCTGGTGTAGTAATTTGGATACTTGGCACACTGTATTCACTAGTAATCCAGTCATTCTGAAGCATGGCTTTGGTTTCGTTGCCAAAAACGCTGTCTCTAACATAACTAAAGCCTTTTGTTGCAATTACAAATGAAGTTGCACCTGCTAAAATCACGATAGCTAGAATGCTTCCAAAAATGAGCTTTTGTTTTCGTCTTTTATGCTTTAGTTTTGCTTGAAAGGCTTCATCGTTTTTCTTTTCAGCATCAGTAGGCTGAGGAATTGCACTTTGAACATGCTTAATAAACTTTAAAATCTGTTTTTTATACGAATTTAATGTAATTACATCTGGCCGGTGACCTGCAAATTTTGCTAAATCTGCGTCGACTAAAATTGAATTATAACTTTCTAGATATTCATCTTTAAATAATACTTGCTTTTTATCTCTTTTTTGATACAAAGCTTGCATTAATTCACCAGTTGTATATTCCATCGCACTTACTTCAATTTTTTCTTCTAAATAGCGACGACTAATATTAGTAAGTTCTGTAATAAAAGTTTTTAATTTCCGACTTTCAATGTAACCCTTAGCTTCTAAGGCTTCAAGTTCTAATTTTGCTTGCTCAAAAGGAGGTAAACGTCTTTTTGACTCATCTTTTTGCTTTCTGAATTTGAAATAAATCAGATATGATAACACTAAAATAACAGATACAGCAAGCAACCACCAAACCCAAGAAGGGATTTGAAATGGTTTTTCTACGTTGATTTCACGCTTTATTGGAAACAAATTTTGTTTAGTTGTATCGACTACAACAGTTTTAACTAAAACTTTTAAACTATCAGTTAAATAGGGTTTATTATTTATTTTTAAAAGCTGTGGTGGTATTGTATAAGTGCCTGAATCGAATTGCGTGAGTTTATAAGACTTAATTAAGCGTAATAAGTTTTGATCTACGGTTGAAGTATCTATTGGTAGGTCTTCAACTAATTCAAGTGGAATAAAGCTTTGTGCTTTAGGGAAAACAACTAAATCTTTATTTGAAATTCCATCAACTGTAATTTTGTAATTAATTTGCTCACCGATACGCATTTTAGCTGTATCAATTTGAGCTTTAACTTGTTGCGCTTTTAAGGTTTGAAACGCACCTAAAACACAAATTATAAGTATGGTCTGTTTAACCTTTAAAATGATATGTCTAGTAAAACTTTGCATATTATCTAGCTTTGAAATAAGCTAATAGTTTTTTAACGTAACTGTGATCTACTCGGCAATGAATTTGCCCAGAACCACTTAATTTAAATGCTTTATTAAAATATTCTACTTGTGAATTATAATGTTTAGCATAGTTTAACCGTGTTTGTTTTGAAGCTGTATTAACCCAAGTAAGCTGTCCCGATTCGGCATCTGCAAGTTGTACTAAGCCTATATTTGGCATTTCAGTTTCACCCTTGTCAAATATTCTAATTCCCGTTAAATCGTGCTTTTTAGCAGCAATTTTTAAGGTGTGTTGATAATCCTGACTCATAAAATCAGAAAGAACAAATACAATAGCCTTTTTTTTAAGAACATCTACCATGTATTTAAAAGCTTTTGACAAGTCAGTTTTTTTACTTTTAGGCTCAAATTCAATTAACTCACGTATAATCCTCAATACATGAGAGCGTCCTTTTTTTGGCGGAATGTAAAGTTCAATTTGATCTGAAAATAACATTAAGCCAATTTTGTCATTATTTTTTGTTGCAGAAAAGGCCAAAGTTGCCGCTATTTCAGTAATGATATTATTTTTAAATTCAGTATGAGTTGCAAATTGGTTAGACGCTGAAACATCTACTAATAACATCATGGTTAATTCGCGTTCTTCTTCAAATACTTTTACAAAGGGTTCGTTATAACGCGCGGTTACATTCCAATCTATAGACCTGACATCGTCACCGAATTGATATTGTCTCACTTCACTAAACGTCATTCCGCGACCTTTAAAAGCAGAATGGTACTCGCCACCAAACACATTGTCGCTCAGTCGACGTGTTTTAATTTCGATTTTGCGTACTTTTTTTAGTAGTGATTTGGTATCCATAGCATCTAAATTATATTAAGCTAATAGCTTCAACTGAAAATGATAGTAGAATTAGTCTATGGTACTTCCACAACATTAATGATTTTGCTAATCAAATCTTCAGATGTGATATTTTCGGCTTCAGCTTCATAAGTGATGCCTATACGGTGACGTAAAACATCGTAAACTACAGCACGAACATCTTCTGGTATAACATAACCACGACCTTTGATGAAGGCGTAACATTTTGCTGAAGTTGCTAGATTAATACTACCACGCGGTGATGCCCCAAAACTGATTAGTAGCTTAATTTCATCAAGTTTATATTGCTCTGGGTAACGAGTTGCAAAAATAATATCAAGAATGTAACGCTCAATTTTCTCGTCCATATATACCAGCTTCACAGCTTCTTGGGCTTTTAAAATTTGGTCAAGAGATACAACAGGATTTACCTTTTCGTAAGCGTCTTTTAGATTAGCGCGAACAATGAGTTGCTCTTCTTCTAATTTTGGGTAATCAATTACTGTTTTTAGCATAAAACGGTCTACTTGTGCTTCTGGTAAAGGGTATGTTCCTTCTTGCTCAACCGGGTTTTGTGTTGCCATAACTAGAAAAGGCTTGTCAAGTGAAAAGGTTTCATCGCCGATAGTGACTTGCTTTTCTTGCATTGCTTCTAATAGTGCAGATTGCACTTTTGCTGGCGCTCTGTTTATTTCGTCAGCGAGAACAAAGTTGGCAAAGATTGGTCCTTTTTTAATACTAAAGTCATTTTCTTTCATGTTGTAAATCATGGTACCAATCACATCGGCAGGTAATAAATCTGGTGTAAACTGTATACGGCTAAAGTCGCCTTGAACAGCTTTAGATAAAGTATTAATTGCCAGGGTTTTTGCCAAACCTGGAACACCTTCTAGCAAAATATGTCCTTTCCCCAATAAACCTATTAATAATCGTTCAACCATGTGTTTTTGGCCAACAATTACTTTATTCATTTCATTCACTAAAAGGCTTACAAAAGCGCTTTCTTCTTTAATTTTTGCATTGATTGCTGCAATGTTTATACTAGAATTCTGGTCTTCCATAATCTAAATTTCTTATACAACTATTAGTTTAGCTAATATGTACGCAAATTGAAAAAATAATTGTACTGCGCTTGTTAATGACTGGTTAAAAAAATTGATGAAATATCAGGTTAAGAGAGTTTTATCAAATTTATTAGTATTATTTAAAATTTCAACTAGAAAACTTAAACAAAATTTATTTGAAGAAAAAGAGTATTGACTCCTAATTAAAATTCCACAGAATTTTAATTATAGAATTTTCTGTGGAAAAAACTTAATAAACTAAGGAGTCAAATTTAAAGCTAGATTACATTTTATAAATCCAAACTTCAGGATTAAGTTTATTTAAATTTTTAAATAGCTGAAAAAACAAAGTGGTTTTACCTGAAGAAGAGTTTATACCAACGCGACCAATATCTTGGTTTCTAAAAACTTTATCGCCAGGCTCAACAAAAACTTCGGCTAAGTTATTGTAAACCGAAATATAATCACCATGCCTTATCATCACGGCAATATTGGCGCCTGGAATTTTATTAATTTGGCTTACTGTTCCTTCAAAAATAGCCCTAGCATTACTGTTTACTTCTGTATCAATTCTAACACCATTACTTTCAATCATAGCTGTTTTTACAATCGGGTGGCGATGTTTTCCAAAACGCGTAGAAACAATTCCTGAAACAACTGGCCAAGGTAACTTACCTTTATTGTCGGCAAAGTTATCGGCTAAGGCTTTTGCTTCTGGTGTTAATTTAAAACGTGTCGACGATTTAGAACCCGCAATGGCATTTTCACGAGCAATAGCTTCTTTTATTAAGCGTTCAATTTCTTGATCAATTTTAGCAATTGCTTTTTGCTTGCGTTCAAGTTCATTTTGATAGTTTTTTTCTTCTAACTTGATTTGCTTAATTAACTGATCGAGATTCGCTTTTTTATCAACAAGCTTAACTTTTGCCTTTCTGTTCTCAGCCAAAATAGCTTCTTTATTTTGACGCTGAACAAATAGTTGTTCATTTAATTGTTGAAGCTGAATTGTTTTTTCTTGAATTTCTATGCCCTGCTGTTTGCGGTAATTGGCATATTGTTTCATGTATTGCAAACGTTTATAGGCTTGAAAAAACGATGCTGATGACAGTAAAAACATAATGCGGTTTTGTTTGTTTTTACTGCGGTATGACTGCTTAATCATTAAAGCATAATCTGTTTTTAATTGTTCTAAATCTGTTCTAAGACGATCTATTTTAAGAGTATTTTTATCAATATTTTGTGTGATTAAATTAGCTTCTTGATTATATACTCGAATCAATTTTTCGGTAGACTTGATTTGCAGCTGTAAGTCTTCAACTTCTTCTAACAAAGACTTTTCTCGTTCTTGGGTGGAAACTAATATGCTGTTAATTGAAGCTATTTCTTTTTGAATTTCTTTCCGTCTTGCTTCAAGCTCTGCCTTAGTTTGTGCAACTGTTGAAGTTGCCGCACTACACATAATCAAAAATAAGATTGCTCTAAAAAACCTCATAACTCGATTGGTTTGTAATTAGATGGAATTGAAAACGGAAAACGAAGATCTTCATTTAAAGTTACTGATTTAAAATCTAAGTTAATATGTATAACTGATTGATTTTCTTTAGCTAAAATACGTAATTCTTCTGGAAAAAATTGTTGGTTAAGCTTTCTGAATTTATCATAGTTAACTTGTAATGAACGGTTTTGATTGGCTAAACTCTGTTGTGTTAACTTAAATTGTTTTGCATCTAAAACAGCCTTAAACACCATAAAAGGTTGAGCTTCAGTAATACTAATATAGTTTGGTGCGCTATAATAAAGTGATTTCTTTTTTATAGGATAAAAGTTGATGCCTAACAACAAGTTTTGGAGTTGTTCAAAATTAATTTCGACACCTAAATACTTTTTAGCAATGCTAAAATCACCTTCAAAATAAGTCTTGTTTATTTTTTCATAGAACTTGACTTCTTCTGGTGTCACCAAGACTTTTGCAACAGTGAGTAAACCCATTAATTTTGCACTTAGCCAAATAGTTTTATCTTTTTCAATACGATACGTAATGTTTAAAGATTGTGTTTCATCTTCAGAGGTATAAAGCGCTTTAATTTTACCATTAATAGTTTTAAAACTAGGCTGATTTTCCTTGAAATTTCTTAGAGCCACACGTTCAGATGCAACGTCTTTATCTTCTGATAATTTTTTTGTTGACTTACAAGAAGTCACTAAAAAACAACTTATGATAATTATTAAAACTGAATGATATCTCATATTTAATTTTTAAGCTGTGATTGATGAAATTTAATTTTTTCGGGTTGATCTAAATTTTTGTATATTTTAATGTAAAGCGTATGAAAATTTTGCTGTAATTGAGGTTGACCAACAAGTAAACTAAATCCCATATCTAATTGCTGTAAAGCTTTTTCAATGTTGTTTTGTTCATATAAAGCGGCAGACTTTGCATAATAAAATACTGGCTGTGCAGGAAAAAGCTCTAAGGCTGAGTTAGTATAGTTTAAGACTTCTGAAAATTCTCCGAGTAACAACCCTAAATTAATCACCTCTTTATATAACTTAAAATCTTGTGGCTTATTGTCTAAAGCTTCTTTGAAATAACCATAGGCTTTTTGGGGGTTTTTAGTCTTGTAAAATTGGGCTAATTCAGCTTTACTTGCACTTTGTTCTTCGGTTGAAATTGCCGAATTTAAAACTTCTAACAAATCTTGTTGTAAATCTTTATCGTTAGCTGTAAATCTTTTGTAAGCTTTAATAACTTCTAATTTTTTAGTTTCGGTTAAGCGCCTGCTTTGCACCACGTTTTTGGTTGCTTTTTTCGCCTTGTTAGGTTGTTCTAAAAGCATGTAAGTCTGAGCCAAATAAGGATCTATTTGATCGGAGAAGCTGATTTTTTCTTTAGCTTGGTTTCCTATTTTTACAATATTAT contains the following coding sequences:
- a CDS encoding BatD family protein; its protein translation is MLKKISFIFSLLFVTYMSAQVTFVAKASREKVGINERIKVEFEVNKDGDNFIAPDFEGFKRIAGPGQSVKQQWVNGESSFSKTYTYFIQPMKRGQLTIGQAEIEVQGQVYKTSPINIEVTAAVDNPDDGNGNRIDLSDAIHLVAEVSDYKPYVNEGISVVYKLYVNQTTNVRNWRSLDEPKYNNFWSQIIEIDQPEVKQGTYGGSNYRYVELRKTVLYPQKSGKLTIEPLSLSVSVEVPSNRRDFFGRRLYDVVERTISAKAKTIDVKALPEANKPANFSGAVGKFSLNTSLSKTELLASESLSYEVKVSGSGNLRLFSLPKPKFPSSVDVYDPEHDEKVSTRLSGLRGQITDNYTIVPNVAGSLEINPVQFSYFDPSEEVYKTLSSKSQFINVKPNPNLASANSSPATSTGNTIASPGTKNIISTTNTFNFIELETEFSAINSNRFYNSFWFWLLIIISIIGIPLAIILKKIIQPKFGQINTDHKRANKLAKRYLSGAKQSIGTSEAFYMNLELALHKFLKAKLRIETQDLTKESLRDKLSEQQVNENEIEALINLIEKCELARYASAANQDMQTDYNQATELISNIDKQL
- a CDS encoding tetratricopeptide repeat protein, translating into MKNLTKLIILFFAFSFMGVFAQSKANSKTQKRLLAEAYEKAKEGDFANAEADYRKALATPSSKSTAAYNFANLYIDNDKVKSAQKRILDAIEGTDDKSIKHKAFHNLGNTFMKEKKYQAAVEAYKNALRNNPNDEETRYNYALAKEKLKKEKNDGGGDGDDKKDQNKDQNKKDQKDQSKDDNSKKDQKDKGDQKDQDKKEGNQDKQKDNKQEDGNQNKDKKSNKPKKSKDGQGKDNPQQKPQKGKLSPEQVQRLLKAIQNQENKIQEKVNAKKAKGSKVKTEKDW
- a CDS encoding vWA domain-containing protein, producing the protein MYVLEETSYFWLLAVIPTLLFIYFIYRNWQIKTQAKFAEIRFLKQLAPNYSRLKSFIKLSFLLLAIAFLTVALVNPKMGTKIETLKREGIDIVFALDVSKSMLAEDIAPNRLEKSKQIINQIINKLTADRVGLIGYAGSAFPQIPITTDYATTRTFLKAMNTNMVSSQGTAINQAIDLSLTYYNDDQTNKVLVILSDGENHDTNINAITKKAAEAGIKVYTIGVGTQKGAPIPLKENGRVLSYKKDQNGETVITKLNTTTLSNIAKIGNGKYISGLNSTEAVKQLFEAITEIEKTEFESKQYADYKSQFQWFLGFAILLIIIESFVFDKKTAWIQKLNLFNENNHEKSN
- a CDS encoding vWA domain-containing protein, whose amino-acid sequence is MLSNLTFEHPQWFIALLALPVLVLWHIFKHKQQWASLTLSSTKGFEKSSSILPKLRPFLLVFRLLALALLITAMARPRTVDESTEIKKTEGIDIVMAIDVSASMLAKDLKPNRLEALKKVATDFVSNRPNDRFGMTVFSGESYTKTPLTSDKEITLNAIQSIQYSEIIEGGTAIGMGLATSVNKLKDSKAKSKVIILLTDGVNNAGFIDPETATELAIEYDIKAYTIGLGSNGEALSPVAVRPNGSFVYRNVKVEIDEELLKNIADKTDGKYFRATSNSTLKAIYEEIDQLETSEIEELKFYNYDEKFRILLLIALGLLVLEQLFKFTLFRSLV
- a CDS encoding DUF58 domain-containing protein — protein: MDTKSLLKKVRKIEIKTRRLSDNVFGGEYHSAFKGRGMTFSEVRQYQFGDDVRSIDWNVTARYNEPFVKVFEEERELTMMLLVDVSASNQFATHTEFKNNIITEIAATLAFSATKNNDKIGLMLFSDQIELYIPPKKGRSHVLRIIRELIEFEPKSKKTDLSKAFKYMVDVLKKKAIVFVLSDFMSQDYQHTLKIAAKKHDLTGIRIFDKGETEMPNIGLVQLADAESGQLTWVNTASKQTRLNYAKHYNSQVEYFNKAFKLSGSGQIHCRVDHSYVKKLLAYFKAR
- a CDS encoding AAA family ATPase, translating into MEDQNSSINIAAINAKIKEESAFVSLLVNEMNKVIVGQKHMVERLLIGLLGKGHILLEGVPGLAKTLAINTLSKAVQGDFSRIQFTPDLLPADVIGTMIYNMKENDFSIKKGPIFANFVLADEINRAPAKVQSALLEAMQEKQVTIGDETFSLDKPFLVMATQNPVEQEGTYPLPEAQVDRFMLKTVIDYPKLEEEQLIVRANLKDAYEKVNPVVSLDQILKAQEAVKLVYMDEKIERYILDIIFATRYPEQYKLDEIKLLISFGASPRGSINLATSAKCYAFIKGRGYVIPEDVRAVVYDVLRHRIGITYEAEAENITSEDLISKIINVVEVP
- a CDS encoding murein hydrolase activator EnvC family protein; amino-acid sequence: MRFFRAILFLIMCSAATSTVAQTKAELEARRKEIQKEIASINSILVSTQEREKSLLEEVEDLQLQIKSTEKLIRVYNQEANLITQNIDKNTLKIDRLRTDLEQLKTDYALMIKQSYRSKNKQNRIMFLLSSASFFQAYKRLQYMKQYANYRKQQGIEIQEKTIQLQQLNEQLFVQRQNKEAILAENRKAKVKLVDKKANLDQLIKQIKLEEKNYQNELERKQKAIAKIDQEIERLIKEAIARENAIAGSKSSTRFKLTPEAKALADNFADNKGKLPWPVVSGIVSTRFGKHRHPIVKTAMIESNGVRIDTEVNSNARAIFEGTVSQINKIPGANIAVMIRHGDYISVYNNLAEVFVEPGDKVFRNQDIGRVGINSSSGKTTLFFQLFKNLNKLNPEVWIYKM
- a CDS encoding DUF4292 domain-containing protein — translated: MRYHSVLIIIISCFLVTSCKSTKKLSEDKDVASERVALRNFKENQPSFKTINGKIKALYTSEDETQSLNITYRIEKDKTIWLSAKLMGLLTVAKVLVTPEEVKFYEKINKTYFEGDFSIAKKYLGVEINFEQLQNLLLGINFYPIKKKSLYYSAPNYISITEAQPFMVFKAVLDAKQFKLTQQSLANQNRSLQVNYDKFRKLNQQFFPEELRILAKENQSVIHINLDFKSVTLNEDLRFPFSIPSNYKPIEL
- a CDS encoding tetratricopeptide repeat protein, with translation MKHVYIVMFCIWGFVLQAQNPDMALDKATDDLGNVTDEFQELFFKAIAQTAINNPAKAIKALQQCKMIDSTQMAVYNLLGKNYQQLKDFKLAETAYQKALKLATEDNKKLIRRQLFNFYLEQKSIENAIKQALILSETDFSFKQELANLYLLNQQPQKALDVLHKIEQILGYSDYRDQMRLNIYMSTAMLKEGETYFLNRLKENTYDMSPYLALLELYTVKKDYNNIVKIGNQAKEKISFSDQIDPYLAQTYMLLEQPNKAKKATKNVVQSRRLTETKKLEVIKAYKRFTANDKDLQQDLLEVLNSAISTEEQSASKAELAQFYKTKNPQKAYGYFKEALDNKPQDFKLYKEVINLGLLLGEFSEVLNYTNSALELFPAQPVFYYAKSAALYEQNNIEKALQQLDMGFSLLVGQPQLQQNFHTLYIKIYKNLDQPEKIKFHQSQLKN